A region of Polyangiaceae bacterium DNA encodes the following proteins:
- a CDS encoding DUF2269 family protein gives MNAYLIERFVHLLGAFGFVAAHGATAAITFKLRKERDPARVRAYLDLSRSTRGVMHGSFTLLLLGGIGAGFHGKWWSSGWIWTSLVLLIVLFAAAFPLAVPYFKAMRRAAEREPPDQVELERLLRSTRGLWLAWIETLGILVILYLMVFKPF, from the coding sequence ATGAACGCCTATTTGATCGAACGGTTCGTCCACCTGCTCGGCGCGTTCGGCTTCGTCGCGGCCCACGGCGCCACGGCTGCCATCACTTTCAAGCTGCGCAAGGAGAGGGACCCGGCCCGGGTGCGGGCCTACCTGGATCTGTCGCGCTCGACCCGCGGCGTGATGCACGGCTCCTTCACCCTGCTCCTGCTGGGCGGCATCGGCGCGGGTTTCCACGGGAAGTGGTGGTCGAGCGGCTGGATCTGGACCTCCCTGGTGCTGCTCATCGTGCTGTTCGCAGCCGCGTTCCCGCTGGCCGTGCCGTACTTCAAAGCGATGCGCCGGGCCGCGGAGCGCGAGCCGCCGGATCAGGTCGAGCTCGAGCGCTTGCTGCGCTCGACCCGAGGCCTGTGGCTGGCGTGGATCGAGACGCTGGGGATCCTCGTGATCCTCTACCTGATGGTGTTCAAGCCGTTCTGA